One genomic window of Elaeis guineensis isolate ETL-2024a chromosome 2, EG11, whole genome shotgun sequence includes the following:
- the LOC105032632 gene encoding cationic amino acid transporter 1-like: MGAGGDGSGETVAKRRGCSCSKEDFLPEKSFESWASYGKALRETGMRLRDRVTARSLEETELHEVRARSGHEMKKNLSWWDLIWFGIGAVIGAGIFVLTGQEANEVAGPAVVLSYVVSGICAMLSVFCYTEFAVEIPVAGGSFAYLRVELGDFMAFVAAGNILLEYVIGGAAVARSWTSYFATLLNHAPNDFRIHATALADDYNRLDPIAVVVISVICIAAVLSTKGTSRFNYIASIIHLAVILFIIIAGLTKANAANYTPFAPYGVRGIFSASAVLFFAYIGFDAVSTMAEETKNPAKDVPIGLVGSMAIVTLAYCALAVTLCLMQPYNTIDVDAPFSVAFQVAGMDWAKYIVAFGALKGMTTVLLVSAIGQARYLTHIARTHMVPPWLAQVHGKTGTPINATIVMLCATAVIAFFTNLGILSNLLSISTLFIFMLVAVALLVRRYYVAGETSDSDRNKLVACIVLILASSIATATYWGLSEKGWIGYVVTVPIWFLSTLFLWLAVPKAREPRLWGAPMVPWLPSASIAVNIFLLGSIDRDSFARFGIWTAALLIYYLFFGLHASYDTAMAAERTAGPTKRLEEGNGGR, encoded by the exons atGGGAGCCGGCGGCGACGGCAGCGGTGAGACGGTGGCGAAGAGAAGAGGGTGCTCGTGCAGCAAAGAAGACTTCCTTCCGGAGAAGTCGTTCGAGAGCTGGGCTAGCTATGGGAAGGCGCTACGGGAGACCGGCATGCGGCTCCGGGACCGGGTGACGGCCCGGTCGCTGGAGGAGACGGAGCTGCACGAGGTGCGGGCGAGGAGCGGGCACGAGATGAAGAAGAATCTCTCATGGTGGGATCTCATCTGGTTCGGCATCGGCGCGGTCATCGGCGCCGGAATATTCGTGCTCACCGGCCAGGAAGCCAACGAAGTGGCCGGCCCTGCCGTCGTCCTCTCCTACGTCGTCTCCGGGATCTGCGCCATGCTCTCCGTCTTCTGTTACACCGAGTTTGCTGTTGAGATCCCGGTCGCAG GTGGTTCTTTCGCTTACCTCCGGGTGGAGCTCGGCGACTTCATGGCGTTCGTGGCGGCGGGCAACATCCTCCTCGAGTACGTCATCGGTGGTGCCGCCGTCGCCCGGTCCTGGACCTCCTACTTCGCCACCCTCCTCAACCACGCCCCCAACGACTTCCGCATCCACGCCACCGCCCTCGCCGACGACTACAACCGCCTCGACCCCATCGCCGTCGTGGTCATCTCCGTCATCTGCATCGCCGCCGTCCTCAGCACCAAGGGCACATCCCGCTTCAACTACATCGCCTCCATCATCCACCTCGCCGTCATCCTCTTCATCATCATCGCCGGTCTCACCAAGGCCAACGCCGCCAACTACACCCCCTTCGCCCCCTACGGCGTCCGCGGCATCTTCTCGGCCTCCGCCGTGCTCTTCTTCGCTTACATCGGCTTCGACGCCGTCTCCACCATGGCCGAGGAGACCAAAAACCCCGCCAAGGATGTCCCCATCGGCCTCGTCGGTTCCATGGCCATCGTCACCCTTGCCTACTGCGCCCTCGCCGTCACTCTATGCCTCATGCAGCCCTACAACACCATCGACGTCGACGCCCCATTCTCCGTCGCGTTCCAGGTCGCCGGCATGGACTGGGCCAAGTACATCGTCGCCTTCGGGGCTCTCAAGGGGATGACCACGGTCCTCCTCGTGTCCGCCATCGGCCAGGCGCGCTACCTCACCCACATCGCTCGCACCCACATGGTTCCGCCGTGGCTGGCTCAGGTGCACGGCAAGACCGGCACTCCGATCAACGCCACCATCGTCATGCTCTGCGCCACCGCCGTCATCGCCTTCTTCACCAATCTGGGCATCCTCTCCAACCTCCTATCCATCTCCACTCTGTTCATCTTCATGCTCGTCGCCGTGGCTCTTCTCGTCCGCCGCTACTACGTCGCCGGCGAGACCTCGGATTCCGACCGGAATAAGTTGGTGGCTTGCATCGTGCTCATACTGGCATCATCCATCGCGACGGCGACGTACTGGGGGTTGAGCGAGAAGGGGTGGATTGGGTACGTGGTGACGGTGCCGATATGGTTCCTGTCGACGTTGTTCCTGTGGCTGGCGGTGCCCAAGGCGAGGGAGCCGAGGCTGTGGGGAGCGCCGATGGTGCCATGGCTGCCGTCGGCGTCGATCGCGGTCAATATATTCTTGCTGGGATCGATCGACAGGGATTCGTTCGCGAGGTTTGGAATCTGGACGGCAGCGCTGCTGATATATTACTTGTTTTTTGGTCTGCATGCGTCCTATGATACTGCGATGGCGGCCGAAAGAACCGCGGGGCCGACGAAGAGGTTGGAGGAGGGCAACGGTGGGCGGTAg